One Bacteriovorax sp. PP10 DNA window includes the following coding sequences:
- a CDS encoding CarD family transcriptional regulator, translated as MFSIGDYAVCPGHGVGQICDIEEREMGAQTKTFYIIKILANGMTVMVPTDSETGIRGLVGEPDVVQVYTLLEDHNIKVDNSTWNRRYREYSAKIKTGSVVEIAEVLRQLFLLKEKKSLSFGEKKMLDQCRELLAQEFSLTNQIDKNSINEKINSYFQ; from the coding sequence ATGTTTTCAATTGGCGATTATGCAGTCTGCCCCGGGCACGGTGTCGGTCAGATTTGTGACATTGAAGAACGTGAAATGGGCGCTCAGACGAAGACGTTCTACATCATTAAAATTCTAGCTAACGGTATGACTGTTATGGTCCCTACTGATAGTGAAACGGGTATTCGTGGCCTTGTAGGTGAGCCGGATGTTGTTCAGGTGTACACATTGCTTGAAGATCACAATATTAAGGTCGATAACTCGACTTGGAACCGTAGATACAGAGAATACTCTGCAAAGATTAAGACTGGTTCTGTAGTAGAAATTGCTGAAGTTCTTCGTCAGTTATTCCTTTTAAAGGAAAAGAAAAGCCTAAGTTTTGGTGAGAAGAAGATGTTAGACCAGTGCCGCGAACTGCTGGCGCAGGAATTTTCTTTAACTAACCAAA